In Streptomyces ambofaciens ATCC 23877, a single genomic region encodes these proteins:
- a CDS encoding ABC transporter substrate-binding protein, with product MKISMRSSRSTAGRRTSAAVALGAVLALTATACGDDGSGAGGDKGAEGSGKGKVVFWDNNGGIRTAVWKEIIADFEKANPDIDVEYVGIAATEYQSKVDTAIQGGGLPDVGGVGAAMLAGFSAQGALEPLDDRLTGSSLNGKLNKDMVESLKAAGGGDGTLYSVPTSANNGVLYYRTDLFDKAGLEAPTTWDAFYTAAEKLTDAGKNEFGYTIRGGSGSIAQALDAMYGQSGITSFWDAGKKKTTVNDPKNVEALEKYAALYKKATPAADVNNDFAKMVAQWDSGTIGMLNHNLGSYQDHVKALGVEKFRGIPQPVGSTGKRVQVSNPVDGLGVFKSSKNKDAAWKFIEFATSPEQNSKFNESAGQVPSNTEAAKDAWIQKAEPTKLAADALNDGSTTIVQLPYYLPDWNTISKADNEPNLQKVLLGKMSAKSFLDTMAEELNEAQAEWTEQMG from the coding sequence ATGAAGATCAGCATGCGCAGCAGCAGAAGCACAGCCGGACGCCGGACGTCCGCCGCCGTCGCCCTCGGGGCCGTGCTCGCGCTGACCGCCACCGCCTGCGGTGACGACGGCAGCGGGGCCGGCGGCGACAAGGGCGCCGAGGGCAGCGGCAAGGGGAAGGTCGTCTTCTGGGACAACAACGGCGGTATCCGCACGGCGGTCTGGAAGGAGATCATCGCCGACTTCGAGAAGGCGAACCCGGACATCGACGTGGAGTACGTCGGGATCGCCGCCACCGAGTACCAGTCCAAGGTCGACACCGCCATCCAGGGCGGCGGGCTGCCGGACGTCGGCGGTGTCGGCGCGGCGATGCTCGCCGGGTTCTCGGCCCAGGGGGCGCTGGAGCCGCTGGACGACCGCCTGACCGGGTCCTCGCTGAACGGCAAGCTCAACAAGGACATGGTCGAGTCCCTGAAGGCGGCCGGCGGTGGCGACGGCACGCTGTACTCGGTGCCGACCTCCGCGAACAACGGCGTCCTCTACTACCGCACCGACCTCTTCGACAAGGCGGGCCTGGAGGCGCCGACGACCTGGGACGCCTTCTACACGGCCGCCGAGAAGCTCACCGACGCGGGCAAGAACGAGTTCGGCTACACCATCCGCGGCGGCTCCGGCTCCATCGCCCAGGCCCTCGACGCGATGTACGGGCAGTCCGGCATCACCTCCTTCTGGGACGCCGGCAAGAAGAAGACGACCGTCAACGACCCGAAGAACGTCGAGGCGCTGGAGAAGTACGCGGCCCTCTACAAGAAGGCCACGCCGGCGGCCGACGTCAACAACGACTTCGCCAAGATGGTCGCCCAGTGGGACTCCGGCACGATCGGCATGCTCAACCACAACCTGGGCTCCTACCAGGACCACGTGAAGGCGCTCGGCGTCGAGAAGTTCCGTGGCATCCCGCAGCCGGTGGGCTCCACCGGGAAGCGGGTCCAGGTCTCCAACCCGGTCGACGGCCTCGGCGTCTTCAAGAGCTCCAAGAACAAGGACGCCGCCTGGAAGTTCATCGAGTTCGCCACCTCCCCGGAGCAGAACTCGAAGTTCAACGAGTCGGCCGGGCAGGTGCCGTCGAACACCGAGGCCGCGAAGGACGCCTGGATCCAGAAGGCCGAGCCGACGAAGCTCGCGGCGGACGCGCTGAACGACGGGTCCACGACCATCGTCCAGCTGCCGTACTACCTGCCGGACTGGAACACCATCTCCAAGGCGGACAACGAGCCCAACCTCCAGAAGGTCCTGCTCGGCAAGATGAGCGCGAAGTCGTTCCTCGACACGATGGCGGAGGAGCTGAACGAGGCGCAGGCCGAGTGGACCGAGCAGATGGGCTAG
- a CDS encoding Gfo/Idh/MocA family protein — translation MSRIPVVLAGARGHGRWHLANIRRLERAGLVRLAGVCELTPLTEREAGGELPEQSADFGALLDSTGAGIAVVCTPIPTHTDLALTAARKGVHLLLEKPPAPSYAEFRRMADGVAEAGVACQVGFQSLGSHAVPAVRALIAEGAIGEVTGIGGAGAWVRDEAYFRRAPWSGRRRLDGADVIDGALTNPLAHAVATALALGGSTRAEDVTGIETELSHANDIEADDTSCVRVTTAQGHRVTVAATLCAERADEPYVLVHGSRGRITFWYKQDRVLLQRGGHGPEEFEYGRTDLLENLVAHLTDGAGLLVPPDGTGAFMKVVEAIRRAPDPEALPDSAWRRVPGEDRRVVPGVDALVAAAADTLSLYSELGAPWAPRTERPLSEVSTR, via the coding sequence ATGAGCCGGATTCCCGTCGTCCTCGCGGGCGCCCGCGGCCACGGCCGCTGGCACCTCGCCAACATCCGCCGCCTGGAGCGCGCGGGCCTGGTCCGGCTGGCCGGCGTCTGCGAGCTCACCCCGCTGACCGAGCGGGAGGCCGGCGGGGAACTGCCCGAGCAGTCCGCCGACTTCGGCGCCCTGCTCGACTCCACGGGCGCCGGGATCGCCGTCGTCTGCACGCCGATCCCCACCCACACCGACCTCGCCCTGACCGCCGCCCGCAAAGGCGTGCACCTGCTGCTGGAGAAGCCCCCGGCGCCCTCGTACGCCGAGTTCCGCCGCATGGCCGACGGGGTCGCCGAGGCCGGCGTCGCCTGCCAGGTCGGCTTCCAGTCGCTGGGCTCGCACGCCGTGCCGGCCGTCCGCGCGCTGATCGCCGAGGGCGCGATCGGCGAGGTGACGGGCATCGGCGGGGCCGGGGCGTGGGTGCGCGACGAGGCCTACTTCCGCCGGGCGCCCTGGTCGGGCCGGCGGCGGCTGGACGGCGCCGACGTGATCGACGGGGCGCTGACCAACCCCCTCGCGCACGCCGTCGCCACCGCCCTCGCGCTCGGCGGCAGCACCCGCGCCGAGGACGTCACCGGCATCGAGACCGAGCTGAGCCACGCCAACGACATCGAGGCGGACGACACCTCCTGCGTACGGGTCACCACCGCGCAGGGGCACCGCGTCACCGTCGCCGCCACGCTGTGCGCCGAGCGGGCCGACGAGCCGTACGTCCTGGTCCACGGCAGCCGCGGGCGCATCACCTTCTGGTACAAGCAGGACCGCGTCCTGCTCCAGCGGGGCGGCCACGGCCCCGAGGAGTTCGAGTACGGCCGCACCGACCTGCTGGAGAACCTGGTCGCCCACCTCACCGACGGCGCGGGCCTGCTGGTCCCGCCGGACGGGACCGGCGCCTTCATGAAGGTCGTCGAGGCGATCCGCCGGGCACCCGACCCCGAGGCGCTGCCCGATTCCGCCTGGCGGCGCGTCCCCGGTGAGGACCGCCGCGTGGTCCCGGGCGTCGACGCGCTCGTGGCCGCCGCCGCGGACACCCTGTCCCTCTACTCCGAGCTGGGCGCGCCCTGGGCGCCGCGCACCGAGCGCCCGCTGAGCGAGGTGAGCACCCGATGA
- a CDS encoding glycoside hydrolase family 43 protein, with protein MTPETARSYTNPVLNADWSDPDVVRVGDDFYLTASSFGRAPGLPLLHSRDLVNWTLVGHALPRLEPPRAFAAPRHDCGVWAPSLRHHAGRFWIFWGDPDQGVFQVNAPEIRGPWTAPYLVKAGKGLIDPCPLWDEGTGEAYLVHAWARSRSGIKNRLTGHRMRPDGTGLLDEGKVIVDADRLPGWFTLEGPKLYRHDGWFWILAPAGGVETGWQGAFRSRDFFGPYEERIVLEQKDTDVNGPHQGGWVRTGSGEDWFLHFQQRGAYGRVVHLQPMTWGPDGWPVLGDDGAPVAGHIRPALPPQPPAAPATDDDFPGGRFGRQWSWTANPRDGWATRHSGDGLRLACVRSADAHDLRKLANVLTQRLPGDPSAVEVELRLDGDVPGARAGLAVLGDAYRWIGLQRAADGTVHLVHRFAESVAEAERDADHPRPAPEGRVRLRIEAGPDARCRFSYDLGDGPHPTGQVFAATPWRWVGALLGLFALAPAGEGQAGTATFTRFRIGPL; from the coding sequence GTGACCCCCGAGACCGCTCGGTCGTACACCAACCCCGTCCTGAACGCCGACTGGTCCGACCCGGACGTCGTCCGCGTCGGCGACGACTTCTACCTGACCGCCTCCAGCTTCGGCCGCGCCCCCGGCCTGCCGCTCCTGCACTCCCGGGACCTGGTCAACTGGACGCTGGTCGGGCATGCCCTGCCCCGGCTGGAGCCGCCGAGGGCCTTCGCGGCGCCGCGGCACGACTGCGGCGTGTGGGCCCCTTCCCTGCGCCACCACGCCGGCCGCTTCTGGATCTTCTGGGGCGACCCCGACCAGGGCGTCTTCCAGGTCAACGCCCCCGAGATCCGCGGACCGTGGACCGCGCCGTACCTGGTGAAGGCAGGCAAGGGCCTGATCGACCCCTGCCCCCTGTGGGACGAGGGGACCGGCGAGGCCTACCTCGTGCACGCCTGGGCCAGGTCCCGCTCCGGCATCAAGAACCGCCTCACCGGCCACCGCATGCGCCCCGACGGCACCGGACTCCTCGACGAGGGCAAGGTGATCGTCGACGCCGACCGCCTCCCCGGCTGGTTCACCCTGGAGGGCCCCAAGCTCTACCGGCACGACGGCTGGTTCTGGATCCTGGCCCCCGCCGGGGGAGTGGAGACCGGCTGGCAGGGCGCCTTCCGCTCCCGGGACTTCTTCGGGCCGTACGAGGAGCGGATCGTCCTGGAACAGAAGGACACCGACGTCAACGGCCCCCACCAGGGCGGCTGGGTGCGCACCGGGTCCGGCGAGGACTGGTTCCTGCACTTCCAGCAGCGCGGGGCGTACGGGCGGGTGGTCCACCTCCAGCCCATGACGTGGGGCCCCGACGGCTGGCCCGTGCTGGGCGACGACGGCGCCCCGGTCGCCGGGCACATCCGTCCGGCCCTGCCGCCGCAGCCGCCCGCCGCGCCCGCGACCGACGACGACTTCCCCGGCGGACGCTTCGGCCGCCAGTGGTCCTGGACGGCCAACCCCCGCGACGGCTGGGCCACCCGGCACTCCGGCGACGGCCTGCGGCTCGCCTGCGTCCGCTCGGCCGACGCGCACGACCTGCGCAAACTGGCGAACGTGCTCACGCAGCGGCTGCCCGGCGACCCCTCGGCCGTCGAGGTGGAGCTGCGCCTGGACGGCGACGTGCCGGGCGCCCGGGCCGGGCTCGCGGTGCTCGGCGACGCCTACCGCTGGATCGGGCTCCAGCGGGCGGCGGACGGGACCGTGCACCTGGTGCACCGGTTCGCCGAGTCGGTGGCGGAGGCCGAGCGCGACGCCGACCACCCGCGGCCCGCACCCGAGGGGCGGGTACGGCTCAGGATCGAGGCCGGCCCGGACGCGCGCTGCCGCTTCTCCTACGACCTGGGCGACGGCCCGCACCCCACCGGCCAGGTCTTCGCCGCCACCCCCTGGCGCTGGGTCGGCGCCCTGCTCGGCCTGTTCGCGCTCGCGCCCGCCGGAGAGGGACAGGCCGGCACGGCCACCTTCACCCGGTTCCGGATCGGACCCCTCTGA
- a CDS encoding PmoA family protein — MTGNDSPVLRVAGRPVGRYVVRPELPARLSPRPHLHPVTTLAGTAVTESRPADHLHHLGVGVAVPDVEGHNFWGGRTYVRGRGPTELDNHGAQRHTAFQLRDPDGFVEELRWVAAGVELLRERRTVAATGLTPAAWALDFTFSLTNVTQGALTLGSPATNGRPGAAYGGFFWRARKESAAPRVFTAEHEGEREVHGSRADWLALTGDTWSLVFAGATERTRRDPWFVRTEEYPGVGSSLASDERPAIAPGDTLVRRIVTVVADGPLDADGAATLVRKAVGP, encoded by the coding sequence ATGACCGGCAACGACTCCCCGGTGCTGCGGGTGGCGGGCCGTCCCGTCGGCCGGTACGTCGTCCGGCCGGAACTGCCCGCCCGGCTCTCCCCGCGTCCCCACCTGCACCCCGTCACCACCCTGGCCGGCACGGCCGTGACCGAGTCCCGCCCCGCCGACCACCTCCATCACCTCGGCGTCGGTGTCGCCGTTCCCGACGTCGAGGGGCACAACTTCTGGGGCGGGCGCACCTACGTCCGGGGCCGGGGGCCGACCGAGCTGGACAACCACGGTGCCCAGCGGCACACCGCCTTCCAGCTCCGCGACCCCGACGGGTTCGTCGAGGAGCTGCGGTGGGTCGCCGCCGGCGTCGAGTTGCTGCGCGAGCGCCGCACGGTCGCGGCCACCGGACTCACCCCCGCCGCCTGGGCGCTGGACTTCACCTTCTCCCTCACCAACGTCACCCAGGGCGCGCTGACCCTCGGCAGCCCCGCCACCAACGGGCGCCCCGGCGCCGCCTACGGAGGCTTCTTCTGGCGCGCCCGCAAGGAGAGCGCCGCCCCCCGGGTCTTCACCGCCGAGCACGAGGGCGAACGGGAGGTGCACGGGAGCCGCGCCGACTGGCTCGCCCTGACCGGCGACACCTGGTCGCTGGTGTTCGCCGGGGCCACCGAGCGGACCCGGCGCGACCCGTGGTTCGTGCGCACCGAGGAGTACCCGGGCGTCGGTTCCTCCCTCGCCTCCGACGAGCGGCCGGCCATCGCCCCCGGCGACACGCTCGTCCGCCGGATCGTCACCGTCGTCGCCGACGGCCCGCTCGACGCCGACGGCGCCGCGACCCTCGTACGGAAGGCGGTGGGCCCGTGA